In Verrucomicrobiota bacterium, the genomic window ATCGCTGAAAAAGCAGAGGCCCAGGTTGCAGTCGCCCTCATAGGTGCCCATTCCCTGGGGCATGTGCGAAACCGGAACGACGAGCCGGCCATTCTTCATCTGGATCATCCGGTCGTTCATCACATACCAGACGCCTTCGGGCTCGCCGATCGTGCGCGCGGGCGTCCATGTCCGGCCATCGTCATTGGAAAAAGAAATCACTGGCAGACCGCCACCGTGGAGCCCCTCCACATGGCGGTGCCCGAGAAAAGCCAACCGGCCGTCCTGCAGGCGCAGGAATGTGATCCCGCCATCGGAGAGCATGCCGGTCACATTCCACTCCATCCTCAGGCGTCCATCCTCCCGCCAGGTGCGACCCCCATCGCGGCTGCGGTAGGTCATGGGAACGGGAAAAGTGGCGGCGAGCTGTTCGAAATTCGCCGGCGGGCGACCCCAGGGTGCCACCATGAGGATCTCCCCGTCGGGCAGAAGAAAGGTGCCCGGCCCGATGAAGGAGCGCTGGGGAGTGTGGCGGACGAATGTTTCGGGTTGAGCGATGTATTTTGCGCGCTTCATATTGAAAGGTTCATTTATTGTTAACATGGTTGGTGAAGGCTGTGGTTTTTTCACCACGAAGGAATGCAAGAAGGAATGTGTGCATCAAACTCCATCTTCATTCCTTCGTGTGCTTCGCGCTCTTCATGGTGAGATGCTGCCCGGATAAAACCTGCTCGCAATCGAGTCGCTCACGCGGAGGATACGAACAGGGATCAGTTTCATTGAAGTTCGGGCGGCAGGGATTTGAACAGGTCTTGGATGGACGCGACCTGCCCGGCATCCAGGCGCGGGAGCGGCAGACGGCAGGGACCGCAATCGAAGCCGGCCGCGGCCATGGCGACTTTCTGCCCGGCCAGTCCGCCGTGGCAGACGATCTTGAAGATGAGCCGGCGGGATTCCATCTGGAGCCGGCGCGCCTCGACGGCATCCCCCCGCCCGTGCGCGGCGATCAGGCTCCGGTAAAGGGGCGCCATGAAATTGTAAGTGCTTCCGACCGCACCGGTCGCGCCCGCCGCTAGTCCGAAGAGCAGCAACTCGTCGCGGCCGAAAAGGATCTCGAGCTTCTCTCCGGCGAGGGAGAGGCAGTCGAGGTATTCCCCGAGATCAGCGTGGGTGAACTTGACGCCCGCGAAGTTGGGAATCCGCTGGATGGCCGACTCGATCAGGCGCGGGATCGACAGCGCGAGGCCGGTCATCGAGGGGATGTGGTAGTAGTAAAAGGGCAGGTTCGGCGCGGCGGCGGCGACTTCCTCCGCCTGGGCAACCGCGGCCTCCTCGCTGCCGGGCTTGAAGAATGTGGGCGAGAGCATCGCCACGGCATCCGCGCCGGATTCCGCCGCGTGCCGCGCCAACTCGACGGAAACCGCCGGACAATCGTTACCCGCGTGGGCGAAGATACGGAACGATTGATCGCTCCCACGGGCGGCCGTCCAGGCCGCGACCACCTGCTTGCGCTCCTCGGCGGTCATCAGGGCGCCCTCACCCGTGGTTCCGCAGACGAACGCGCCGTCCACCCCGCGTTCGCGCAGGAATTCGTAATAGGGCTTCACCCGGTCTGGATCGACAGCCCCGCCCGGTTTCATGGGAGTGAACGGGGCGGCGATGAGTTGGAATGGTGTTTGTGTTGCTTGGTTCATTGTGTTTTGGAGTCGATGAGTGTTTTCAAGGGTTGCGCTCATGATGCCTCATGCCTCATGCCTCATGCCTTGAGGGCATCGGATTTTCCCGACCAGACATGGCGCCTCACCGCGTCGGCGGCGGCATTCGGCTTGCTGGCGGCAAGCTCCTCAAGCAGCGAGGCATGGGTATTGACCGGTTCCCCGGCCTGCATCGGCATCAGGAGATTGATGCGGTAAAACAACCCGATCTGCATCACCCGGCGATACTCGCGCAGCAATGCGGGGCAGTCGGCCAGTTCCACCAAGGCGATATGAAACTCCACTTCGTGACGGGCGCGCTCGGAGTAGGGCAGTTCTCTGCAATCGGCCGCATGGGCCAGCGGCCGCAGTGTCTCCAAGCGGTTCCTCACCGGATCACCGCAGATCATGCGGGCGGCTTGGCATTCCAGAGCCTCGCGGACGATCAAATGCCCGCGCAGATCCTCCACCCGCGCATGGCGCACGCGTGTACCGAGGCGCGGCAGCGCCTCGACAAGCCCGGCGCATTCCAGCTCGATCATGGCCTCATGAACCGGTGCCGGGCTCATCCTGAGCTCCTGCGCGACTCCGCGCCGGTTCAGCAAATGACCGGGGGAGTAACGCCCATCGAGAATACGATTCAAAATATCCGTGTAAGCCCGCTGCTTCATCGTGGAGGGAGTCCCCACATTGCGTGTTATGGCCCGCAGAGAATTCATGGAGCCATTGGAATACCATTTGATATATCAGCGGCAATAAAAAAGTGAAACACAGAGAACAATCGGATTTTTTAGGGCAGAAAAGAAGACCGGACTCAGAAAGGCGGAGGAAATGAAGCCTTTTAAGCTGATGTCTGTCTGGCCTCTGCAGACTGCATTTTTTAAACCACGAAGCACACGAAGGGGAGGAAAGAGACCAAGGGATCAAAGAACGAACATGTTCGATGTACCTCGATGGCCCTTCCTCTCACCAGATTGGATAAATCATCAAACTCCGTGTTCACTCCTTCGTGTTCTTCGTGCCCTTCGTGGTGAATAATCTACCCCCCTTGCTTCGATCGATCCTGTGATCCGAACCCTTCATTTCACCTCAGGCCACGGGATAAACACACTTTCTGCGGATGATCCCAAATCACCCGGATGATTCCTTTACCTTACTCCGTCGCACGATTCAGGCTTATTTGGAATCCTGTTTACCCAATGAATCCCGACCGACAATGAGGCGGGCCTGCATGCGGTATCGGCGTGGCG contains:
- a CDS encoding dihydrodipicolinate synthase family protein; its protein translation is MNQATQTPFQLIAAPFTPMKPGGAVDPDRVKPYYEFLRERGVDGAFVCGTTGEGALMTAEERKQVVAAWTAARGSDQSFRIFAHAGNDCPAVSVELARHAAESGADAVAMLSPTFFKPGSEEAAVAQAEEVAAAAPNLPFYYYHIPSMTGLALSIPRLIESAIQRIPNFAGVKFTHADLGEYLDCLSLAGEKLEILFGRDELLLFGLAAGATGAVGSTYNFMAPLYRSLIAAHGRGDAVEARRLQMESRRLIFKIVCHGGLAGQKVAMAAAGFDCGPCRLPLPRLDAGQVASIQDLFKSLPPELQ
- a CDS encoding GntR family transcriptional regulator, whose protein sequence is MNSLRAITRNVGTPSTMKQRAYTDILNRILDGRYSPGHLLNRRGVAQELRMSPAPVHEAMIELECAGLVEALPRLGTRVRHARVEDLRGHLIVREALECQAARMICGDPVRNRLETLRPLAHAADCRELPYSERARHEVEFHIALVELADCPALLREYRRVMQIGLFYRINLLMPMQAGEPVNTHASLLEELAASKPNAAADAVRRHVWSGKSDALKA